The window CACCGCACGCGCCGCGATCGCGGTGGGGAGCGATTCGGTGAACGCCAGCGACAGCTGGCCGATGACCATCAGGGTGCCCCCGGACAGGATCATCACCTTGGAGCCGAAGCGGTCCAGCAACACCCCGGCGGGGATCTGAGCGGCGGCGTAGACGATCACCTGCAGGACGACGAACGTCGAGAGCACGCCCGGGCTGGCGGCGAAGCGCTTGGCCGCGTCGAGGCCGGAGACGCCCATCGTGGTTCGGTCCAGGACGGCCACGACGTAGGCCAGCAGTCCCGTCGACCAGACAATCCAGGCCCGCACCGCCCTCGCCTTCCCTCTTCGACCACTTCATCGATGACCCGTGGCAGCGCTGACACGACTTGCCCTCGATCATCTCCTGGCGACCCAAGTTCAGTCTGAGCTGGCCGACGTGTCAGGGGTCGCGGCGCGCAACATCTGGGCCTATCGCGAAGTGATACAGATGTGACCAGTGTCGATGATGTGGTCTATGGGGTAGTTGTCATATTCTGAGGCGCGTGTCCGTGTCGCGCCGCGACGTGCTGAAGTTTGCCGCCGCAACCCCGGCCGCGTTGGGTCTGGGAGCTCTGATGTCGGCGCTCACACCCTCGACGGCGTCCGCCGCACCCCTCGGGGTGCTGTTGGACTATGCCGCTGGCGTCATCAGCGCCGCTGACCTGAAGGCGTCCGGCGCGATGGGGGCCATCCGCTACGTCTCCGACCGCCGCCCGGGTGGAGATTGGATGCTGGGCAAGCCGATTCAGCTGCCCGAGGCCCGCGACCTCTACCAGGCCGGACTGAAGATCGTGTCCAACTACCAGTTCGGCAAGCAGGACACCGCCGACTGGCTCGGCGGCGCGGCGGCCGGCATCACCCACGCCAAACGGGGCTGGCAGCTGCACACCGCCGCCGGGGGTCCGATCGGCGCACCGATCTACGTCTCCATCGACGACGATCCCTCCTACGACCAGTACAAGCAGCTGGTCGCGCCGTATCTGAAGTCGTGGGAGTCGGTGATCGGGCACCAGCGGGTCGGTGTGTACGCCAACTCCAAGACCATCGACTGGGCGCTCCAGGACGGCGTCGGGTCGTGGTTCTGGCAGCACAACTGGGGGTCGCCGAAGGGGTACACCCATCCCGCGGCACACCTGCACCAGGTCGAGATCGACAAGCGCAAGGTTGCCGGCGTGGGCGTCGACCTGAACTACATCATCCAGCCCCGATTCGGTCAGTGGGACTGAGAAGAATTCGAAAGTCGGAAAATGTTACCGGCAAGTAAGGATTTGCCCGCAAACTCGGAGACGCCATTTTGGTGAATGGTCGTGGACTGAAAAACCGAGCAAGTGCTTGGCCGGAACGACGTGCAGATCTCGGCTGACAGGAAATTCCTAGATAACGATTCGATAACAATCGTGCCTTGATCAGCGCAGTTGGTCCTACTCGAGCGTAACCACCTGCCAGCAGGACGTTTGTCCCGGTTCTTCCGGGAGCCCGTTCGACGGTGCGTTACCCGCGGCCCTGTTACCGGCGCGTAGTACTCGTCAGTAACCCATATCCGCAGGAAAATGATGCTTGTCCTTATGCCACTCTTAGTGCATCCGGTGCTCCGCTGACCCACTGCACGAGGGGAGCGCGCCGGACGCCGTGATTCGACGGGGAATCGCCCAGGCACACGAAGCGAAACGCGACGACGACGAGCATTGAGGAAGAGAGACCAAGGTGACGATCCACGAGCACGACAGGCTGTCCATGGGTGATGGTTCACGGCGCGGCGATGCCAAGGAGACCACCACCCACGCACTGGTCGACCGTCTCAACGCCGGCGAGCCCTACGCCGCGGCGTTCGGCGGACAGGGCAGCGCCTGGCTGGAGACCCTCGAGGAGCTGGTGACCGCAGCCGGCATCGAATCCGAGCTGGCCACCCTGGCCGGTGAGGCCGAGCTGCTGCTGGAGCCGGTCGACGCCGAACTCGTCGTCGTCCGCCCGATCGGCTTCGAGCCGCTGCGGTGGGTCCGCGGGCTGGCCGCCGACGAGCCGGTTCCCGCGGCCAAGCAACTGACCTCCGCGGCCGTCTCGGTGCCCGGCGTCCTGCTGACCCAGATCGCCGCCGTGCGCGCTCTGGCCCGCCAGGGTCTGGACCTGACCGCCAACCCGCCGGTGGCCGTGGCAGGGCACTCGCAGGGCGTGCTGGCCGTCGAGGCGCTGCGGGCCGCCGGCGCCAAGGACGTCCAGCTGCTCGCGCTTGCCCAACTGATCGGCGCCGCCGGGACCCTGGTGGCCCGCCGGCGTGGCATTTCCATCCTCGGTGACCGTCCGCCGATGGTGTCGGTGACC is drawn from Candidatus Mycolicibacterium alkanivorans and contains these coding sequences:
- a CDS encoding glycoside hydrolase domain-containing protein — its product is MSVSRRDVLKFAAATPAALGLGALMSALTPSTASAAPLGVLLDYAAGVISAADLKASGAMGAIRYVSDRRPGGDWMLGKPIQLPEARDLYQAGLKIVSNYQFGKQDTADWLGGAAAGITHAKRGWQLHTAAGGPIGAPIYVSIDDDPSYDQYKQLVAPYLKSWESVIGHQRVGVYANSKTIDWALQDGVGSWFWQHNWGSPKGYTHPAAHLHQVEIDKRKVAGVGVDLNYIIQPRFGQWD